ACTTTTTGCAGAAAAAACTGGGATTATCAAAGTAAAATTTACTTTCTTCGTTAGTGAAAATGGAGAATTGAAATGCAGAAGAGAGTAATTCAAAAAGCAGATATTTCTTTTACTGCAAATCTTTCTAACTCCATAGTGCTTGTTATACACCCATCCAAAGAATTTAAGGACAAAATTTTCTATATAGGAAAAGAAATTGTCAGTAGATTACCAGGAAGGATTGAAGGAATTTATTTTCTTGGTTCTAACAAAAAATATACAATTTCTATTCCGAGAGATTTTGAGGAAAATTTTCCAAGGTGGTTTAATGATAACGAAAATAGAGTTAACCTTATATCCCCGATTTTTGAAGAATTTGAGAAAAACTCTTATTATAGCACAATAGCTGTAATTTGTTCTTCTATTCCCTATGATTTAGATGATTGGAATGCAAATAAAATAATAAAAAGAACACTGTTTATAAATGTTTCTGATAACCACAGTAATAAAAATTATTATACAGAGATTAACTTAAAAGGAGGAATATCAGAAATAATAAATGCATTGAACGACCCGGCAATAAATATACAAATTAGAGGACAGGGATTTATACCAATTTTTTATGAAATACATTCAAAAGGAAAAATAGAAACTCCTGTGTATAAAAAAGGAGAATTTATTATAAATATTATTCTAGAAGAAGAATTTATAGATGTACATTTAAAAGCGTTTTTTTTGAAGAACCCTCCATATCTTTATATAAAAAGAGAAAAAGGTGTGGAAGAAAAAATCCAAGGGAAAATTGGAAAATTCATAGTTCCAGAAATAATATGGCAAGAACTTCCGAAAGAATTAATACCTGTGTTTGAAGCATTTTTTTCAAAATCAGAATATATTTGTTATCAATGTGGGAAAAAACATTTATATACTACATTAGTTTGTCCTGAAGGAAGTGTAGTTCTAAAAAACATACCTTTAGGGAAGGTGATTTTATTTAATAAAGAATATATGTTCTACCCTCTTTCTGATTTTGCTTTTGTTTTTGAAAAATCTGGAAAAATAATAACAAATGATGGTAAACTTTATAAATTACATAACGAGAAATTGGACTTTATAAAAAACATTGAACTTTGCGAAGAGGTAGAAAAAAATGTGTTTGCTCTTTACCATAAAATTTGATAAATTTGGTTTCCCTTTAATTAAACATAACAACTGGAATTTTTATATTTCACTTTTGCCTGTATCTAAATTTCAATTTGAAAAATTTATGATAAAAAACGGACCATTAGGATATTTTTATACAGATGAATGGTATAAAAAAATTCTCTCATTGAATAAAAGAAATAATTGGAAAAAAATAAATGAAAATCCATGGGGTATCTTTATTACAGGATTAGAATATAAAGAAATTGTTCCATTTTTAAAATATTTAGGTAAAGATTTTAGGTTACCTACGGTAGAAGAGTGGATTTGTCTTTACAAAGTGACTAAAGAATTAAAAGAAGAAAAAGAAAGTTTATTCAAACAATGTAAGAAAAATTGCAGTTTTCCCGCTCTTTACTGGATTAAAAATGATTTTTATCCATTAACTGAAGAGGGATTAGTTGAAATAGTAAAAGATGAAAAAGGTCAAATAAAGCATATTGGAAAGCCATTTAATAAATGGCTGCCTAATCTCTGGCAAGCAAATACAGTTAGAGATATTTTTGAAGAAACAAAATACTTAGCAGGGTTTAGAGTTGCTATTACAGATAAATGAGGATAACAAAATTTATTTTTGTTAATAATTGTATAATTATGTTGTTTTTCTTATTAACTATTGCATTAAAAAAGTGAATTTTGGGAATAGAATTATAAAAATAAATAAAGTAACAGCAAGAATTATTAATATTGTCATACATCCACATCCGTTAGGTTGCGGAGACATATGTTTTAATTGTTCTAATAATTGTAAATTTTTTTCTTTTTCTTCTTCCAATCTTTTCTTCATTATTTCAAACAAAGAAACTGTTCTTTCTCTAAAAAAATATGGGAAAATTTCTTCTTCTTTCAAGGAAATATAACTATCTGCTACTTTTTCAAGTTGTTCTATATTCTTTAAAGTATCTATAGTACCTTTTTCTATTTCTTTAAGGGTTAGATTTTTTTGAGTTATTTCTGCCATATTTTATATTTTAATATACTTTAATGTTAATTATTTCTATACCTTTTTAAAAACTAACTACTCACTTTAAAAAACTTACATAATTATAATTTACCAGAAAACTGTCTTTTCTCCTCTATTATCCTTTTTCGGGAATCTCTATAGTATTTTTACATCTTTCACATCTATAAATTCTAACTCTCTGGTTATTCCTATCTGCCATCATATTTCCCGCTAATAACCCCCCAAAAAAACTCCTTGTTAGTAATCCCCCAAGAATAGCAGCATTTATATTATCTGCTGGAGACCCCTGTCTAACAGTTGTTTCATATTTTGCCACTCCTCCACAATATGGGCATTTTAAAGGCGTATATCCATTTATTACAGAATTATTTTCATTTTCTTCAGTATTTTCAATCACTGAATGGAGTTCCTCTTCAACATCCGTTAATAATTTATTCAGTATAATAGACGAATAATATCGCACAAATATATTTTCTGTTTCTTCTATATATTCAATCTCAATCCCAGTTTGCTTCCCTTCCCATTGATAAACCTCTACATCTGTTCCTTCACTTTCTAATTTTCTCTTGCTAATTATTCCACCTCTTTCTACTAAAAATCCAGGTCCATAAGTTGTCTCTAAAAAATTAAGTAGCACCTCATAATTTTCTTTTTTATTATTTTTTAAAAGAGCAAAACAGAATATCTCATTTTCATTAGTTGGAATATCTTTTTCAGATTCTATTTTGTTTATTTTGAAAAAACCATAATAGATTTCTTTGAAGGAAACTTTCCCTATAACTACTGTATCATTTTCCTGTATATATATGTTTCCCAAATCAGGAATACGAAAGGGACGATAAAATTTTAAGGAAGGATACTCTTTTATATTTTTTCCCCATCTTAAAAATCTAAATTTATCACTATCAAGGTCTACAATTAGTTGTTCCATTATAGAAATTTATTAACTAATTTGACACTTTGTTTTTATTTTCTATTTATATATTACAATTTATTAATTTTTTGTCAAGTTAACTTCGCCATTTCATTTTGGGCAATTATGAAAACACTTGTAAATAAAGGGGTTGAAGAGATTTTGATTTATTACTACATTTCACTACATATTTGCAGAAACCCGTATGAAATAAGGATTTTTCATTTTTGAGTGGCGAAGTTGACTTGTCAATTTGATAACACTATTACAGAAAAACTTTTATTACAATATACTTTAAAAGTAAATATTTACTCAAGTCTCCGTTTATATTCTTAGGCACAAAGTAAAGGGATATCGGAATAAGAGGTTAATTGTTCTACACAGTCCACAGGCTCGCCCGTAGGGTCTACGCCCGAGGGTAGGGATGAGGGTGGTTTTATAAGGGGCGATTTTGTTTTTAGATATGTCTTTGTGTTGCAGTATTTGGGTGTGAGTGAATATTATAAAATATCTCCTGTAAATCACCGCAAACCCCAAAAAGGCAAAAAAGGGTAGGGGGTTTTGCGAGAGATGGAAATGCTTGATAGACAAGGGATTTTGCAAAAATAAATAAAGTTGTTAATATAATTTCAGGTAGTAAAAGAAGGGATTTGCGGAAAAGGTAGTTAAAACCCTTGATATGTTTGCTCTTTGACAACCCACAGTAAGAATCACTGACCCGCTTAATAGGGGATTACGACAAACCATACAATCCACTTACTACTAATACTACTATATCGTAAGAATCACTGACCCGCTTAATAGGGGATTACGACATTGTTCAAAAGTCGTTAGTGATGTGAGGAAATTATCACCAATGGGAAAGGAATTAAGTAGTGTTGTAGGAATTAGTATATGTGAGGAGAGGAGACAGTAGCAACATTGATAGGTAGATATTTAGATGGTAGTTTAGAGAGCAAGTATGTAAAAGTGCTTAAGAAGTATATATTATAAAGGAGTAAGATATGGCAGAAATAAAGTTTTTTGAGGTGATAGATTGTATGACCTGCAAGCATATAAGAAAAAATGGTAAAGGTAATTTTGTTTGTGATGCTTTTCCAGATGGAATACCTTTAAAAATGATAGTAGAGAGCGGGCATAGAAGAAAATTACCTGGTCAACGGGGCGATGTGGTATATGAACCGAAAAAGTGGTTAAAAGAGGTATAATATTATAAAGAGAATGTAACTATTGGAGGTAATAATAAGAGTATGTAAGACATGTGGTGAAGAGACAGAAGATTTAACTTGTCCTAATTGTGAGGTTGCTACGGTATCTTTATCAAAAGCAATGAATTTTACAATAATATCAAAGAATGAAGATGAGTATGGTTAGAATCACTGACCCGCCTAATAGGGGATTATTTAACCGCGTAAGTTTAACCCCCGCGGTTAGAAGAGGATTGACGAAGGAATATAAATGACTTAAATTGAGAAGAGTGCTAATAGTGAAAAACAAGATGCCCGGATGAAGTTTGCTATGTTGTGACCGCAAAGGAGCAATAGATATGAAAATCACACTGAAAACTAACCATCCGCTATTTCAAAGACTTAAGGATAATCCTCCCCAATGGTGGCAAAACCTGAAATCAGACCCGGAGATATACATTGATATAAGGAAAGAAAACTACTTAAATGTATATCATAATGGCGGCTCTATCATGAAATTGGGAGGAACAAAAGGATACAAAGCGCAAATACACACGGAATACATACCGTTAAACACAACAGCGAAGTATCTGCCGTTTGAGTTTCAAGAAGGAAATATCTCATTAAAGGAACTGCAAACAATTGATATAAGGAATTTTGAAAGAGAGGCGCTGGAAAGAATAAAAAAGAGAATCCGGAAGTTTTATCCCAATGGTTCAGAAAAAGGCATACAGGGCCAGTATGTAATCAATAACAACAAGAAAAGAAGAGGCGAGGGGTTTTTCATTGATACAGAAATGGCGTACGGGAATAATCGGAAAGATATGAAGCGTATTGATATGGTCTGGGTAAACATGAAAACCAGAGAAATCGCATTTGTAGAGTTGAAAACAATGGGCGATGACAGGTTGTATGCAACTGAAAGGGAAAGCAACGAAACAATTGATAAACAGCTTAAGAAATACTATGAATTTGCGAAAGGCAACAGGAACGATTTAATTGAATACTATAACAGAGTGTATCAGGTTAAAAAAGAGTTGGGACTGTTGCCAAGATTTGCAAAAGATGATTCTCTTAAAAATTACCGGCTTATTGAAAGACCCATTCTTCTAGTAGGCGATTGCACCCAGCAATGGATTGATAAGAATGCAGAGGATATAAATAACTGGCTTAAAGATATAGCTTTTGGTTGTTTATACCAGGGGAAGACAAACTATAACTTTAAAATACCCTATGAGAAATCCCAAAATTGCTTCCCACTGGCTGAGGAATAAGGTATATGAAATTCAAAATTCACAGAGGGACCAGGGAAATCGGGGGCTCCTGTGTTGAAATCTGGACAGAATCAAGGCGTATAGTTCTTGATTTGGGTATGCCCCTGGTTAATCCTGACAGGACACGCTTTGATTCAAGAATCCTCAGGAATGCCTCGGTGCAAGAACTGATTGACAAAGGCATTCTGCCGGATATTAAAGGGTTGTATGAAGAGCCAGGCAATACGGCATTGATTCTATCTCATGCCCATCAGGACCATTTCGGCTTAATAAAATATGTCCATGAAAACTGCAAAATCTACCTCGGCAAAGCATCTGAGGTATTAATTGGGCTTAGCAGTATCTTTTTAAACGAGAAATGGGACATATCAAACCCCGTGAATTTCGAATCGGGAAAAATGTTTTCTATCGGCGATATTGAAATAATCCCATACTTAATGGATCACTCCGCATTTGACTCTTATGCGTTTTTAATCAAGGACGGAGGAACATCACTGTTTTATAGCGGCGATTTCAGAAGACACGGAGGAAAAACAAAGGCATTTGATTGGTTTGCTCACAATGTAGAAAAAAATGTAGATTATTTGCTGCTTGAAGGTACAACTATAGGGCGAATCGATGTAGAGTTAAAAACCGAAGATGATTTAGAGGCGGAGTTGGTAAAGATTTTTAAAGAAGGGAAAGGGATTAATCTGATTTACACTTCCGGCCAGAACATTGACCGGCTCGTCTCAATCTATAGGGCATGTAAAAGAACAGGAAAGACTCTCGCTATTGATTTCTATATCGCTGCTGTTCTGACAGAACTGTCTAAATTCGGCAAAATTCCATACCCATCAAAGAACTTCCCGGAAATAAGAGTTTTTTTCCCCTATCGGCTCTCAAGAATGATTAGCGACCGGGGAAACAAGGACATACTGTACCGGTTCAAGGAGTTTAAAATCACAAAAGCACAGATTAGCGGGCAGTTCGATAAAACAGTGATGATTGTACGCCCGAGCATGAAAACAGACTTGGAACATATCAAAAACCTGAAAAACGGAATCTTCATTTATTCCGTTTGGAGCGGATACAAAAAAGAAGATGCGACACAGGAGTTTATAAAGTTTCTAACCAGCAGGGGAATGATTCAAAGAGAAATTCATACAAGTGGGCATGCTGATAGAAATACATTGAAAAGAATGGTTGAGGTTCTGAATCCCAAAAATCTTGTCCCAATCCATACTTTTGAAGGGGATAAATACGAAAAAATATTCCCAGGAACAAAAGTGCTGCGGATAGATGATAACGAGGTAATTTCCTGAAGGTTGAAAAACCTGCAAACCCTTGATACACTTGCTCTTTGACAACCCACGGTTAGAATCACTGACCCGCTTAATAGGGGATTTCTCTCCAGACCAGGTGTGGAGGAGTAAGAATTCAGAAAAAAGATAACTGCTGGATGGCTGTTGACTTATTTTCTGAAAATATGTATAATAAAGGAAAAAGAGGAATAATATGGAAACAGTAATTATTGGAGAAAGAGGACAAATAACAATACCTAAAGAGTTAAGAAAGAAGTATAAGTTCAATCCTAAAACGCCTGTTATTATAGAAGATAGAGATGGGGAAATAGTAATTAAGCCAGCAGTAGTTGTTTCTATGGATAAAATAAAGTCCCTTCTAAAAGAGTATGATAATGAGTTTATTCAAGAGATGGTAAAATCATTATCTCTTTCTTCAGATGAAGAAAAAAAGATATTGAAAAAGTGGACAAAAAAATAAAAGTTTTTTGTGATAGTAATATATTTTTCTCTGCAATTTATACTGATTTTAAAAATTCGTAAATACTTACTCAACCACATTAATTTAAAAGCACAAAAGCCCCCCTCACCCTCGCCCTCTCCCCTGTGGGTAGAGGGTAATAAGAGGAAAAAAGTTCTTCTCCCCAGCGGGGAGAAAATAGATGCAGGGATAGGGTGTTTTTCTCTTTATAGAAATGGAAAGACAGAAAAGTAGGGAAGAAATTTAATATGGTTAATAACTCCTGCGTCTAAAAAGGGTATGGGAAAAAGGATTTTTCCCATATTTATAATAATGTATTTCGTATTGGGGGTATCGTTGGGAAAGGGGAAGCACCCCTGTCCCAAGAGCGAAGCGACGGATGAGGGGGTGATTTTCATATCAGTACCTGGTATTGTCTGCAGGAACCTGTGGAACTGTTTGATTGCAAGACCAGTTCCTGATTACTCTGTGCCTTTGTGCCTAAGAATATAAACGGACTTGAGTAAATATTTACAAAAATTCTTATCCTTCCTTAATTATAAAACTTGCTGAAAATAACTTTTTTGATATCTATTTCTCAAATTTGGTAGAACTTGAAGTAAAATACAACATAGAGAAAAAAATCCCACAGAAAATAGATGTATCAAACAAACTTTTCTGAAAATTTATAAGAGTAGAAGATGTAATTATTGAATT
Above is a genomic segment from bacterium containing:
- a CDS encoding MBL fold metallo-hydrolase, whose product is MKFKIHRGTREIGGSCVEIWTESRRIVLDLGMPLVNPDRTRFDSRILRNASVQELIDKGILPDIKGLYEEPGNTALILSHAHQDHFGLIKYVHENCKIYLGKASEVLIGLSSIFLNEKWDISNPVNFESGKMFSIGDIEIIPYLMDHSAFDSYAFLIKDGGTSLFYSGDFRRHGGKTKAFDWFAHNVEKNVDYLLLEGTTIGRIDVELKTEDDLEAELVKIFKEGKGINLIYTSGQNIDRLVSIYRACKRTGKTLAIDFYIAAVLTELSKFGKIPYPSKNFPEIRVFFPYRLSRMISDRGNKDILYRFKEFKITKAQISGQFDKTVMIVRPSMKTDLEHIKNLKNGIFIYSVWSGYKKEDATQEFIKFLTSRGMIQREIHTSGHADRNTLKRMVEVLNPKNLVPIHTFEGDKYEKIFPGTKVLRIDDNEVIS
- a CDS encoding cytoplasmic protein; this translates as MAEIKFFEVIDCMTCKHIRKNGKGNFVCDAFPDGIPLKMIVESGHRRKLPGQRGDVVYEPKKWLKEV
- a CDS encoding AbrB/MazE/SpoVT family DNA-binding domain-containing protein, which encodes METVIIGERGQITIPKELRKKYKFNPKTPVIIEDRDGEIVIKPAVVVSMDKIKSLLKEYDNEFIQEMVKSLSLSSDEEKKILKKWTKK